The genomic window GCCCCTGAAAGATTCCCAGGAATACTGGATCGGAAAATCTCAGGGCGCCCAGGTTAAATTCAGCATCGAAGGGCAGAATGAAGTGATAGAGGTTTTCACTACGAGGCCTGATACAATTTTCGGAGCAACATTTATGGTACTGGCTCCTGAAAATCCTTTGGTCGAAACCCTTACAACCGAAGCGCAAAAAACGGAAATAGAAAACTATATTGAGGAAACTTCCAAAAAAACCGAAAGAGATAGGATGTCTGACGTGAAAAACGTTTCAGGTGCCTTTACTGGAAGTTATGCTGTAAATCCTTTCAGTGGGGAGAGAATGCCTGTTTTTATTTCGGATTATGTACTGATGGGCTATGGAACCGGTGCCGTTATGGCTGTTCCTGCACATGATGAACGCGATCACCGTTTTGCAAAGAAATTCAATCTTGAAATCAAGAAAGTAGTGGAAACGGACGAAGACGTTCAGGAAGCTTCTTTTGATTCTAAAGATTCGGTATGTGTGAATTCCGATTTCCTAAACGGACTGAATTATAATGATGCAAAAGCATTGATTATTTCTGCTATTGAGAAAAAGGGAATTGGCCACGGAACCACCAACTACAGACAGCGTGATGCGATTTTCTCCAGACAGCGGTACTGGGGTGAACCCGTTCCTGTATATTATAAGGATGGAATGCCATACACCTTGCCTGCTTCTGCATTGCCACTCGAACTTCCGGAGGTTGAAAAATATTTACCGACCGAAGACGGGGATCCGCCACTAGGAAATGCAAAAACGTTTGCATGGGATGAAATCAGCCAGAAAGTAGTGGACACTGATTTGATTAATGAAACAACCATTTTCCCATTAGAGTTATCAACAATGCCAGGTTGGGCGGGAAGCTCCTGGTATTTCCTGAGATATATGGATCCGAATGATGACGAAGTTTTTGTTAAAAAAGAACTTGCCGATTATTGGGGACAGGTGGATTTATACATTGGCGGAAGCGAGCATGCTACCGGTCACTTATTGTATTCCCGTTTCTGGAATATGTTTTTAAAGGACAGAGGATATATCGATCATAACGAACCTTTCCAAAAACTAATCAACCAAGGGATGATTTTGGGGATGAGTGCGTTTGTTTATAGAATCGACGGTACCAATCAGTATGTATCTAAAAATCTGGCAAAAGATTACCAGACTCAACAGATTCATGTAGATGTATCTTTATTAAAAGGAACTTCCGATGAGTTAGATACGGAAGCATTCAAAGCATGGAGACCGGATTATGCCGATGCCGAATTTATTTTGGAAGATGGAAAATATATTACCGGCCGAGAAGTTGAGAAAATGTCCAAGTCAAAATATAATGTCGTAAATCCGGATGACATCTGTGAGGAATATGGAGCAGACGGATTGAGGCTGTACGAAATGTTCTTGGGACCGTTGGAACAATCAAAGCCTTGGAATACACAGGGGCTAAGCGGCGTTTATGGTTTTCTTAAAAAATTCTGGAACCTGTATTTTGACGGAGATATATTCTCTGTTTCCAATGAAGAGCCGACGAAAGCGGAATATAAAGTATTGCATACCTTAATAAAGAAGGTGGTTTACGATATTGAAAATTTCTCTTTCAATACCTCCGTTTCATCATTCATGATCGCAGTAAACGAATTGCAAAAAATAAAATGCAACAAACGCAATATTTTAGAACCTCTTGCCGTTATCATTTCTCCATATGCCCCGCACATCTGTGAAGAGCTTTGGAATTTATTGGGACACAACGAATCCATTGAATTCGAAAAATTCCCTGCACTGAATGAAGACTACCTGGTAGAAGATGAGATCCAGTATCCGGTAAGTGTGAATGGTAAAATGAAGTTCAAAATTTCACTTTCTGCTCAGCTTACGCCGAAAGAAGTGGAAGATGTGGTATTAAAAGATGAAAAAATGCAGCAGATTCTGGAAGGTAAAGCACCGAAGAAAATCATTGTAGTGCCTCACAGAATTGTGAATATAGTAATTTAAATAAAAATTAACATTGGCAAATTAAAAAAAATGCAGGCCAAAATTTTTTATATTTTCAATGTAAATATGTAAATTGAAAAATATTACCAAAAAAAGATAAAATAATTATAATATCGAAAGTGTATTAAAATTTTCTTATCAAAAAAATGGTAAATGTTTATTTAAGACTCTTGCATTTTAATTATTTTTGCCTTTAATTTACACCTTGTAAAATTTTAAAACAATATAATTTAGTTAAATATGGAAATGAATGTTTCAAAAAATGATGAGCAAGTAATTGCTAGAAAATCGGGAGGTTTAAACCCGGCTATTATTATTCCTATCATCTTTGCAATAGGAATTTGTATTTATTTATTCGTCTTGGGTAGCCCAGGAAACTTTAAAGATGCAGACAAGCTTGGTGCAGGATCTGTTGCTTTTTCCGATGTTGAAGGAAAAGACATTCACCCAGAGTCGTTTTTAGGTATTATTTACAAAGGAGGTGTTATCGTACCGATCCTTATTACCTTCATGCTTACCGTAATCGTGTTCTCAATTGAAAGAGCATTGGTTTTAGGTAGAGCTGCAGGAAAAGGAAACCTAGACAACTTCGTTATTCAGGTTAGAAGCTTGCTAAACCAGAACAAAATTGATGAAGCTTTAGAAGAGTGCGACAGACAACAAGGTTCTGTAGGTAATGTAGTGAAAGAAGGTCTTACGACTTACAAAGCTTTATCTCACGATACGACTCTTAACAAAGAGCAAAAAATGGTAGCGCTTAACAAAGCGATCGAAGAGGCTACAACTCTTGAAATGCCAATGCTTGAGAAAAACATGATGATCCTTTCTACTTTAGGTACTGTTGCAACGTTAGTAGCACTATTAGGTACGGTAATCGGGATGATCAAGGCGTTCTTCGCATTAGGTTCAGGAGGTGGTACTCCGGATGCTGCTGCACTTTCTACAGGTATCTCCGAGGCTTTGATCAACACGGCTTTAGGTATCGGTACTTCAGCTATCGCTATCATCCTTTATAATTACTTTACTTCTAAAATCGACGGATTAACTTATAAGATCGATGAGATCGCTATGAGCATCCAGCAGTCTTTCGCTGAATTCAACTAAGAATTAGCAAAGAATTTGTATACGTAAAAAGAAGTTTAATTAAAAATTATTAATAATAATGGCGAGAGTTAAACCAAAAAGACATGGAGTAGTGACGGATATGACGGCAATGTGTGACGTTGCATTCCTACTGCTTACATTCTTTATCTTGACCACTCAGTTTAAAAAACCTGACGTGGAGCAGATTAAACCGCCATCTTCAATATCAGAGAAGTTACTTCCTGATGCCAGCTTGATGACCATCAACGCTACTCCAGACGGGAAATTTTATTTCCAGCCTGTAGAAAATGCATCAGAAAGATTACAGCTTTTGGACAATATGGGTAAAAAGTACGGTGTTACTTTTGACAATAACGAAAAAGCTGCATTCCAAAAAGTACAAGCTATCGGCGTTCCTATGAACCAGCTGAAAAGCTATCTTGATTTGCCAGATGACGAGCAGAAGAATTTCAAGAGTCCTACCGGGATTCCTATGGATAGTACAAATAAGCAATTAGTAGATTGGGTAAAAGAAAGTTTGGCCGTTAATCCTGAATATAAATTAGCGATTAAAGGAGACGTTACTACCGAATATCCGAAAGTTAAAAGCTTATTTGAGGGTTTAAGAGATATCGATTTTCTTAAATTTTGGTTGATTACATCACAAGAAGGTAAACCTAATGAATAATATCATTTAGAAATGGCAGAAGTACAAGTACAGGAAAAGGGCGCCAAAGGCGGCAAGGTACGTTCCAAGAAACAGAGTACCAGAGTCGATATGACTCCGATGGTGGACTTGGGTTTTCTATTGATTACCTTCTTTATGTTCACAACCACATTCTCTAAACCGAATGTGATGGATTTGGGTCTTCCGGCAAAACCGAAAGATGAAAAACAAAAACCACCTCCAACTGAAATTAAACTTTCGAATTCTATTTCTTTATTATTAGGAAAAGACAATAAGATTTTCTGGCACCAGCAGGATAATACCTCTCTTACCGATCAGAATCTTAATGAAACTACTTTCGATAGAGAAGGAATTAGAAAGGTGATTGAGCAGGCAAAAGCAAATGCGGCAGATAAATCCAAATTTACGGTGATTATCAAACCGACTGACGATGCTGTATACAAAAACTTTGTAGATATTCTTGACGAAATGGCCATCACAAAGAGTGAGCAGTACGGGGTTACCGATCTGAAGCCTTGGGAAAAAGCTATTTACGATAGAAAAGTTGGTAATTCTGGAGCAGCAGCTGCTGCGCCGGCTACAAAGTAATTTAAAACCATAATATTGTAAATCTATGGCAAATGAAAATGTATACGATTCTAATCTTACTTTAGATGAGATCGTATTTGAAAATAGAAACAAGGAATATGGTGCGTACGATTTAAGACATCAGTATCCAAAACTTCTGACGAAATCTTTCATCGTTGGAACAGCATTATTCCTAGTTGCTGCTTTGTCTCCATTTATTTATCTTACCATTAAGAGACTTACCGAGCCGCCTAAGCAAGAAGTTAAGGCGGACTTAGTAGAGATCCTGCAGGAAGACAAAATTATCGAGCAGCCGAAAGAAGAAGAACCACCTCCACCACCTCCACCGAAAGAAGAGGAAAAAATTGAGGTGATTCAAAACGTAGTTCCTGAGCCTGTAAAAGCTCCGAAAATTGAAACGCCACCGCCGCCAATTTCTAAGCAGTTGGAAACGACTACAGGTCTTACCAATCAGGAAGGGGTAAAGGCTCCGGCTTATACACCACCGCCACCACCGCCATCTACCGGTACAAGAGCATCAACTGCAGAGGTTAAGCCTCAGGTTAATGAGAACCAGGTATATACAGAAGTAGAGCAAACTGCTGAATTCCCTGGAGGTATTAACGCCTTCAGAAATAAGGTTTCCAGTAACTTTGACGGTTCTGCGATGAACGGTGATGAAGGTACGGTAAAAACGGAAATCACTTTCGTTGTAGAAAGAGATGGAAGTATTACCGATGTAAAAGCATCAGGAGGAAACTCCGATTTCAATGCTGAAGCGATCAGAACGATCAAATCGATTAAAAACAAATGGACTCCGGCTAAAATCAACGGACAGTCTGTACGTTACCGATTCAGATTACCACTGACGATGAACTTTGAAGGATAATTAATGTTATCTATCTTTTAAATAATATGAAAAAAGAGAAGCTTATGCTTCTCTTTTTATTTTTTTTGGTATTTTTGTTACATGATGTTCAATTGGTTATCCCTTGTTACGGGATTTTTTTATATCGTCCTTGGAGGGGTTGTAATTTTTTACAAATTCTTCTTTACCGTTCTGGAGCCGGGCGTCGCCTATGCATTAGGTGCATTGCTTATTCTTTACGGTATTTTCAGGATTTACAGAGCGATTACAAGAATTAAAAGTTCAGGAAATGAAGAATAGCATTACAGTTATTATGCTGTTTTTTATTAGTGCTATAGCAGTAAGCTGTAAAAACGAAGACAAATCACCATCTTATCATAAGGGCGAAATGACGATTCTTACCGATGAATCGTTTAAAAGTGTTACTGAAGCTTTAGCGGAAGGATATATGATTAATTATCCAGAAACAAAGATTAAAGTTTCCACAAAGAAAGAAGACCTGGGGTTCCTTGATCTATTAAATGATAAGGCAAGAATTGTTGTCATGTCTAGAGATTTATCTCCGGAAGAAATGAAAACGTATAAAGAGCGTGTAGACCGTAATTTTTTACCGGCTCGGTTTGCTGCGGACGCAGTGATTTTCATTGTTCCTAAAAGTTCAACCAAGGAAAGTATTTCGATGGATGAAATAAATAAAGGGATGCAGTCTGAAAATAAAGAATTCATTTTCGACGGAGCGAATTCCAGCAATTTGAACTTTGTAGCCCAAAAGCTTAAAAAACAGCCCAAAGATTTAAAATTTTCCGTAATTCCGGGCAATAAAAATATTATCGAAGAGTTAAATAAATATCCTGATAAAATAGGAGTTATCGGCTTAAATACCTTCAGTCGTCCGTATGATAAGGAATCTGAGCAGTTGAGAAGTATGGTAAAGATCCTTCCTGTTGAAAGCAAAGGAAAACTGTACAATACGGATTATGAAAACCTTCGGAAAATGAATTATCCCTTTACCCGAATTTTGTATTTTTTAACAAATGAAGGAAATTTCAATATAGCCAATGGGTTTATCAGGTATTCCTGCACGCAGCTTGGGCAGATGATTGTTCAGAAGGAAGGATTACAGCCTTATAATATCTATAGGAGAGAGGTGCAGATGCGTTAAAAAGTATTAAATTAATCCTTTAACCAAGATAAATACAGTATTTTGGTCTGGAAATTGTGTAAATATAAATCGAAATTTAGATTTGAATTATAAAATGAAAGATATAATGAATATGAATGTAAAGAAGATTGCATTTGGAGCAGCAGTGGTGTTTTTTACCAACTTTGCCTTTGCGCAAACTGTACAGGACGGTATTAACAGTGTTGACAGTGATAAATATGCTCAGGCAAAAACTAATTTTACGAACATGATTGCTTCAGCGCCTACCGCTGAAAACTATTTCTACTTAGGAAATACTTATTTGAAACAAGGTGAGCCTGATTTTGCGGCTGCCACTGAAAATTTTAATAAAGGTCTTGCTGCAGACAGCAAAAGCTATTTGAATAAACTAGGTCTTGCGACAGTAAAACTTGGAAAAGGAGATAAAAATGCAGTAGCTGAAATCCAGAAAATTGTATCAGACTCCAGAGAGAAAGATGCGGAAGTATTGTTCAGAGCTGCAGAAGCACTGACTTTATTTGAGAAAAATAACTCTCCTGATCTTGCGATCCAGTTTCTAAATAAGGCAATTGAGAGAGCAGAGAAAAAAGGAGTTCCTGCTTACTACTATTACACTTTAGGTGATGCTTACCGTTTGAAGAGAATGCCTGGAGATGCGATGACTGCTTATGACAAAGCACTTCCTCTGGCAAAAAACAAAGCTTCGGTTTATACAAGAATCGGTACCCTTTGGATGGCTGCACAGCAGTGGCAACAAGCTAAAACAAGCATTGATAAAGCAATTACTACAGATCCAACATATGCGCCTGCTTATAAGGCATTAGCAGCGTATGACATCAGATACCAGCAAAATGCTAAAGCAACTCAGGATTTGATCAACTATACAAAATATGCTGATGAAGATCCTTATACGCAATTGGAAATTGCCAAACTTTATTTTACGAATGAAGATTATGCAAATTCTAAGCAGGTACTGGATAAAATCTTTGATAAAATCAATGATCCTATTAAATTTAAGTTGAGAGCTTATCAGTTGTATGCTAACGGTAACTATGCAGAAGCTAAGCAGAACCTGGATAATTTCATTTCTCAGGCTGAAAAATCAAGAGTACAGCCTGCCGATCAGGGACTTCAGGGCCTTATTGCAGCAGGTTTGGCAAAAACTGAAACTGATGCAGCTAAGAAAACAGCTTTAATGACAGAGGCTCAGCAAAAAGTAGCGATTGCAAAAGCGGCTAAAGACGAAACTTTAAAGTGGGATCTGGAACTAGTAAAGATTGCAGGAGGAGGAGCTTCTCAGGCTGATGTTGATGCCGGTCCTACAAACCCTACTATTGAAGGATTAAAACAAAAAGTTGCTGCAAATGCTCAGGATTCGGATTCTCTTTTCAAATTGGCAACTGCTTATCAGGATGCTAAAAACTGGAACGGTGCCATCTTAACATGGCAAAAAATGAATGCGCTTTTACCTGATTGGGCACCTGGATATTACAGTTTAGGATATTCTTACCAACAGGCAGGTAATAATGATGCAGCAAAAATTGCTTATGAGAAATTCATCAATACCGTAAAACCTGCTGACCAGGAAGCCAACAAGCAAACGTTAGCTTATGCTTATTTTGCAGTAGCATATATGAATAAAGATTCAGATCTTGCGAAAGCAAAAGATTATGTTGCAAAATCAGTTCAATTGGATCCTAATTATCAGGATGCTGTAAAACTGAATGCAGAAATCAACAAATAATTTAATATTTTAAATTAAAGATAGTAAGCTTCCCATTCTTTGTGTTTGGGAAGTTTTTATTTTAAGTCTTATCTTTGACCCTATGAAAACAGACATACTTGCTTTTGGTGCCCATCCGGACGATGTGGAATTGGGATGTGGAGGAACAATTGCCAAAATGGTTTCAGAAGGAAAAACCTGTGTAATCGTTGACCTTACTAAAGGAGAGCTTGGAACCCGTGGGACCGAAGAAACCAGAAAAGCGGAGGCTGCCGATTCAGCGGGAATTTTAGGAGTAGCTGCAAGGGAAAATCTTGGGATGAAAGACGGGTTTCTTGAAAATTCTGAAGAATATCAGATGAGGATCGTAAAAATGGTTCGCAAATATAGGCCTGAAATCGTCTTAGCCAATGCAATTGATGATAGACATCCGGATCATGCAAAAGGAGCGAAATTAGTATCGGATGCGTGCTTTTTAGCCGGCTTGAGGAAAATTGAAACGTTGTTGGATGGGGAAAATCAGGAGGTATGGAGAGACCGAAGCATATTTTCCATTACATTCAGTGGAAAAATATTGAGCCGGAATTCTGCATTGACATTTCCGAGCATCTTGATAAAAAAATTGCAGCCTGCATGGCTTTCAAAACACAGTTCTATGATCCGACTTCAAATGAACCGGAAACACCGATTACTTCAAAAGACTTTTATGAAAGCCTGACTTACCGGGCCCAGGATTTAGGGCGTTTATCGGGAGTTGCTTATGCTGAGGGATTTACGTCGGAGAAGTTAATTTCTTTGAAAAATTTTGATGGAATTGTTTGGTAGTTGTAAAATCTTTCCTATATTTGCACTCACAAAACGGTGATTGTAGCTCAGTTGGTTAGAGCGTCGGATTGTGGTTCCGAAGGTCGTGGGTTCGAGACCCATCATTCACCCAAAGAAAGTACACTTTTTAAAAGTGTACTTTTTTATTTTACAAGATTCCGAAATTCAATTTGATAATTTTATTGAGCGTTAAAGTGAATGTAAGAAATAGATATTGCACTTGGGATAAGCAATCCGGACCTAAATTTTTTGTTACAATCTCAAAAACAGTAATGCACAAAAAAAGCATCCTTTTTTCAGATGCTTGTGTTTTTAGAATTATTCTTTTTTAAACTTCGTCGTCAGAGTCAATGGTGTATGATCTGCTTTTGAAGTCTTTGTCATGCTTTTCTGATATTACATCCTCACCCTTTTCATTAATGATGAAATCTGTGGATTCATTAAACATCTCCTGAAAACTTTTAAAATCTTCCTTGTAAAGATAGATTTTGTGCTTCTCGAATGTAGCTTCTCCATTCTCCCCGAAATTCTTTTTGCTTTCGGTAATCGTAAGATAATAATCTCCTGCTTTCGTCTCGCGCACATCAAAGAAATAAGTTCTTCTCCCTGCTTTTAACACCTTTGTGAAAATTTCATTTTCGTGGCGTTCCTTGTATTCACTCATTGTTAGATATTTTTTAATCTTGTTAAGAACAAATATAAAAGTTTTCTTTTAATCACAAAATTTTTTTTATGATTTATTTAACATTTGTGAATGAATGGGCTATGCGGTTATGGAATTGTTAATTTCAGTCAGGTTAAGAATTTTATCAGCTCTCTGTGCGCTAGACTCTCTATGCGTGATGATTATCGAAGTTGCGTTGCGTATTTTACGGTCGATATTTTCAAGAATATTCTGTTCCGTTTCAGTATCCAGTGCAGATAGGGAATCGTCAAAAATAATGATGTTGGGATCCTTAATCAATGCCCTAGCGATACAGATCCTCTGTTTCTGTCCTCCCGAAAGCATGACGCCGCGTTCTCCAACCATAGTATTGTACTGTTCTTTAAATCCAACTATATTCTTATCCACATCGGCGATTTTGGCATATTCCACTACTTTTTCGTGTGATGGTTGATCTATTGCAAAACCGATATTGTGTTCGATAGAATCGGAGAAAAGATAACTTTCCTGTGGAATGTATCCGATATAATTCCGATAGTTTTCCAGATTATGGTCTTTCAGGTTTTTGCCGTCGATCAGGATTTCTCCTTCGGTAGGATCGATCAGGCGGCATAAGAGCAGAGCTATGGTGGATTTCCCGCTTCCGGTTTTTCCCATAATGGCCATCGATTCTCCGGCTTTAAGTGTAAAGCTCAGGTTGTCTAAAGCCCTGATCCCGGTATTCGGATATACATAAGAAACATTCCGGAACTCAATATCTCCTTTGATGCCGTATTTTTCAAAATTGGTATTAATTATCTCCGACTTTTTATTCATGAATTCATTAATTCTCTGCATCGATGCTTCAGCCCGCTGATTAACGGAAGTTACCCAGCCCACCATCGAAAATGGGAAGATCAGGGTGTTGATGTACATGAAAAAGTCTGCAATTTTACCGATGCTCAGTTCCCCAGCAATATATTTCTGCCCGCCGACCCAGATGATGGCTACATTCAATAGACCGATTACAAATAAAATAATGGTAAAGAAATACGCTTCGGTTTTTGCTAAATCCAATGCTTTATCCTGGTAGTCGGTTACTTTCGCACTGTAATTCTTTTTGATATAATTTTCTTTGGCAAAAAACTTTACCACGCGGATGCCTGAAAAACTGTCCTGTACGAAAGTAGAAATCCCCGACTGGCTTTTCTGCATGATCTTCGATTTCTTATTGATGATCGAACTTACCTTATAAATTGCAAAAGATAAAATAGGAAGCGGCAATAACGTCCAGAGGGTCATGGAAACATCCGTTTTAAGCATATAAATTGCAGTAATGACTACCAGAACGATCAGGTTGGCAACATACATCACTCCGGGACCCAGGTACATTCTCACAGCCACGACATCTTCACTCAGACGGTTCATCAAATCTCCGATCGTTGTCTGCTTATAATCCGTTAAAGATAAATCCTGGTAATGCCTGTAAATTTTATTTTTCAGTTCGTATTCTATTCTTCTTGAGGCTACAATAATGGTCTGCCGCATCATAAACGTAAAAAAACCTGTCAGTAAAGAACAGCCAACAATAATGGCGACATAAATAAGAACCTGTCTGTTAAAGCCCAGATTCCCGTTTTTCGTAAGTTCATCTACGGATTTCCCGACAAACTGAACTTTATATATGTTGAAAAAATTACTGGCAATAATGAATAATACTCCCCAAAACAGCAGTATTTTGTGCTTCCAGAAGTAGGGGTTTAATGTTTTTAGCGCTTTCATAAAGTTTCACAAAATTACAAAAATGTCATCAGACTACGAATTTCATAAATTTTAAATTTTGTATCTTTGCACCCATAAAAAAGCTCTTTGAATGTTAGGAAGACGACAAATCCGTGAAAAAGTAGTACAGACCGTGTATTCTTATTATCAGAATCCTGTGAAGTTTGATGTGTTAGAGAAAAACATGTTCGCCGGAATAGAGAAAATCTATCATCTCTATATCTATGAACTGAATTTCCTTGTTTCTCTGAAAGAACTGGCAGAAAATCAGATCGAAATCGGAAAAAATAAATATCTGAAAACCGATGCTGATATTAATCCTAACCAAAAATTCATCAACAATCAAGTTTTAATTAAATTGGAAGAAAATCCTGAGAGGTTATTTTTCACAGGACAGCACAAACAATTGAAATGGGACCTGCATGATGATCTTTTGGTGAAAACGTTCCAGAGAATTACGGCAGGAAAACGTTATCAGGATTTTATGAAAGAAGAAGGCTATTCTTTCGAAGATGATCAGAAGTTTATCGGGAAATTATTTTTAAGATATATTGCTGAAAATGATGATTTCCACGATTATCTTGGAGATAAGGAACTTTCCTGGTATGATGATATTCATATTGCCAATTCCATGGTGCAGAAGACCATCGGTTTCCTGAAAGAAGATGAAGAAAGCCGTACTTTAATTAAAATGATTAAAGACGACGAGGATAAAACGTTTGCCATCAAATTATTAAGAAACACGCTGGACAGTTGGGAAAACAACGAAAAGAAACTGGAGGAAAGGCTTGAAAACTGGGACCTGGAGAGGGTTTCTTTAATGGATAAAGTGATTCTTTCGACAGCAATTGCGGAGCTGGATAACTTTCCTTTTACGCCTTCAAGAGTTATCATCAACGAATATATCGAGATTGCAAAAGTATTTGCAACAGACCGTTCCAATATATTTATTAACGGTATTTTAGATAAGTATTGTAAAGATTTAAACAGAATATAAAAATATTGTCATATGAAAAAAACGTTATCAATAATCGCTTTGTCTGTGATGGCCTTTGGAATGGTTTCATGCAAAAAAGAGAATAAGGAAACTACAGGAACGGAAACGGCTACAACGGCTACTGATTCTACAACTGCGGCTGCTTCTGCACCGATGGGTGATTCTGCTGCTGTAGCTCCGGCTACAGAACAGACTGCTGCTACTCCTGCTTCCAATCAGCCTTTAACAACGGTAGCTCTTTCGGAAAGCAATTTCGACTTCGGGAAAATTAAAAAGGGTGAGAAAGTGCAACACGTTTATGAAATTACAAATACGGGAAGCAACCCATTGGTTATTTCTGAAGTAAAGCCGGGCTGTGGATGTACTGCTCCTGATTTCACCAAAGAACCGATTATGCCTGGTAAAAAAGGAAAAATCACGTTACATTTCGATTCTACCAACTTTGACGGAAATGTGAGCAAGTTTGCTGATGTATTTGCCAATGTAGAAAAAATGCCGATTAAATTAACTTTCACTGCGAATATTCAACCATAAGATCATGAATTTACTATCAATCTTTTTACAGGCTCCGGCTCAGGGAGGAAACTCCATGATGCTGATCATGATGGGGGTAATGTTTGTCGGATTTTATTTCCTGATGATCAGACCGCAGATGAGAAAGCAGAAACAGGAGAAAAACTTCCAGGAAACGCTTAAAGTAGGAACAAGAGTTGTGCTTACTTCCGGTCTTCATGGAAGAATCGCTCAGGTTCAGGATGACGGGTTTGTTATTGAAACCTTATCCGGAAAACTGAAATTTGAGAAAGCGGCTGTTTCCAGAGAATTTACGGAAGCCCGTTTCGGCGATAAAGCCAAAGCTGCTGAAAAAACTGCCGATAAAACAACTGACAAAAAAGAAATCGACCTGGAGAAAAAATAATTTTTCCGGATTCAAAATAATATTTCGTTTCGGCGGGATAAGCACTGCTTATCCCGCCGAAATTTTAGAGGGTAATATTGGAAGCCTTTTCTTTCTGCAAGAATCTATTTGTGTTCATTAGTGAGAAACATTCGTGAAATTAGTGTTTAAACAAATATCTTTGCCCCATGAATCAAAGCACAGACAAAACCGTTCTCATCCTCGGTGCCAATTCCGATGTTGCCAAACAAAGTATTAAGCAATATATTGAAAAAGGGTTTTCCGTTATTGCGGCTTCCAGAAATACAGCATCATTGGATAAATTTATATCGGAAAATAATCTGAACTTAAAAGTGACGGTCCTGTCTTTTGATGCGGTGGATTTTGATTCTCACCAAAAATTTTATAGTGAATTGCCGGCAAAGCCTCATATCGTTGTCTACGCCGCCGGATTTTTAGTGGATA from Chryseobacterium sp. SORGH_AS_0447 includes these protein-coding regions:
- a CDS encoding ABC transporter ATP-binding protein produces the protein MKALKTLNPYFWKHKILLFWGVLFIIASNFFNIYKVQFVGKSVDELTKNGNLGFNRQVLIYVAIIVGCSLLTGFFTFMMRQTIIVASRRIEYELKNKIYRHYQDLSLTDYKQTTIGDLMNRLSEDVVAVRMYLGPGVMYVANLIVLVVITAIYMLKTDVSMTLWTLLPLPILSFAIYKVSSIINKKSKIMQKSQSGISTFVQDSFSGIRVVKFFAKENYIKKNYSAKVTDYQDKALDLAKTEAYFFTIILFVIGLLNVAIIWVGGQKYIAGELSIGKIADFFMYINTLIFPFSMVGWVTSVNQRAEASMQRINEFMNKKSEIINTNFEKYGIKGDIEFRNVSYVYPNTGIRALDNLSFTLKAGESMAIMGKTGSGKSTIALLLCRLIDPTEGEILIDGKNLKDHNLENYRNYIGYIPQESYLFSDSIEHNIGFAIDQPSHEKVVEYAKIADVDKNIVGFKEQYNTMVGERGVMLSGGQKQRICIARALIKDPNIIIFDDSLSALDTETEQNILENIDRKIRNATSIIITHRESSAQRADKILNLTEINNSITA
- a CDS encoding DUF3276 family protein, which encodes MSEYKERHENEIFTKVLKAGRRTYFFDVRETKAGDYYLTITESKKNFGENGEATFEKHKIYLYKEDFKSFQEMFNESTDFIINEKGEDVISEKHDKDFKSRSYTIDSDDEV
- a CDS encoding tetratricopeptide repeat protein, yielding MKDIMNMNVKKIAFGAAVVFFTNFAFAQTVQDGINSVDSDKYAQAKTNFTNMIASAPTAENYFYLGNTYLKQGEPDFAAATENFNKGLAADSKSYLNKLGLATVKLGKGDKNAVAEIQKIVSDSREKDAEVLFRAAEALTLFEKNNSPDLAIQFLNKAIERAEKKGVPAYYYYTLGDAYRLKRMPGDAMTAYDKALPLAKNKASVYTRIGTLWMAAQQWQQAKTSIDKAITTDPTYAPAYKALAAYDIRYQQNAKATQDLINYTKYADEDPYTQLEIAKLYFTNEDYANSKQVLDKIFDKINDPIKFKLRAYQLYANGNYAEAKQNLDNFISQAEKSRVQPADQGLQGLIAAGLAKTETDAAKKTALMTEAQQKVAIAKAAKDETLKWDLELVKIAGGGASQADVDAGPTNPTIEGLKQKVAANAQDSDSLFKLATAYQDAKNWNGAILTWQKMNALLPDWAPGYYSLGYSYQQAGNNDAAKIAYEKFINTVKPADQEANKQTLAYAYFAVAYMNKDSDLAKAKDYVAKSVQLDPNYQDAVKLNAEINK
- a CDS encoding PstS family phosphate ABC transporter substrate-binding protein, with the protein product MKNSITVIMLFFISAIAVSCKNEDKSPSYHKGEMTILTDESFKSVTEALAEGYMINYPETKIKVSTKKEDLGFLDLLNDKARIVVMSRDLSPEEMKTYKERVDRNFLPARFAADAVIFIVPKSSTKESISMDEINKGMQSENKEFIFDGANSSNLNFVAQKLKKQPKDLKFSVIPGNKNIIEELNKYPDKIGVIGLNTFSRPYDKESEQLRSMVKILPVESKGKLYNTDYENLRKMNYPFTRILYFLTNEGNFNIANGFIRYSCTQLGQMIVQKEGLQPYNIYRREVQMR
- a CDS encoding transcription antitermination protein NusB encodes the protein MLGRRQIREKVVQTVYSYYQNPVKFDVLEKNMFAGIEKIYHLYIYELNFLVSLKELAENQIEIGKNKYLKTDADINPNQKFINNQVLIKLEENPERLFFTGQHKQLKWDLHDDLLVKTFQRITAGKRYQDFMKEEGYSFEDDQKFIGKLFLRYIAENDDFHDYLGDKELSWYDDIHIANSMVQKTIGFLKEDEESRTLIKMIKDDEDKTFAIKLLRNTLDSWENNEKKLEERLENWDLERVSLMDKVILSTAIAELDNFPFTPSRVIINEYIEIAKVFATDRSNIFINGILDKYCKDLNRI
- a CDS encoding DUF1573 domain-containing protein, with the translated sequence MKKTLSIIALSVMAFGMVSCKKENKETTGTETATTATDSTTAAASAPMGDSAAVAPATEQTAATPASNQPLTTVALSESNFDFGKIKKGEKVQHVYEITNTGSNPLVISEVKPGCGCTAPDFTKEPIMPGKKGKITLHFDSTNFDGNVSKFADVFANVEKMPIKLTFTANIQP